A single Populus nigra chromosome 13, ddPopNigr1.1, whole genome shotgun sequence DNA region contains:
- the LOC133670543 gene encoding cysteine-rich repeat secretory protein 38-like has translation MSFSNFASSLCLITFSLLLHTVFGAGPNFHLCSSPENFTANGPYESNLNKLTSYLYYKAPPTGFGMGSRGHTPDQTYGLALCRGDVSTSDCKTCVVEASSEIRKRCPYNKAAIIWYDNCLLKYSNTGFFGQVDTGNKFYMWNVHVVSAPAPFNKKTKELLSQLANKAQATPKLFATGERELGKSTKLYGLVQCTGDLSSAVCKKCLDGIIGELPSCCDGKQGGRVVSGSCNFIYEIYPFVNA, from the coding sequence ATGTCTTTCTCCAACTTTGCCTCCTCTCTATGTCTAATAACCTTTTCTCTCCTTCTCCACACTGTTTTTGGAGCAGGCCCAAATTTCCATTTATGTTCATCTCCTGAGAACTTCACTGCCAATGGCCCTTATGAATCCAACCTAAACAAGCTCACTAGTTACCTTTACTATAAAGCCCCTCCTACAGGTTTTGGTATGGGTTCAAGAGGCCACACCCCGGACCAAACATACGGGCTTGCTCTTTGTAGAGGCGATGTCTCAACCTCAGATTGCAAAACCTGTGTTGTTGAGGCGAGCAGTGAGATTCGAAAGCGCTGCCCATACAACAAAGCAGCTATCATTTGGTATGATAACTGCCTTTTGAAGTACTCAAACACTGGGTTCTTTGGCCAAGTTGATACTGGAAACAAGTTCTACATGTGGAACGTGCACGTTGTGAGTGCGCCAGCTCCATTCAATAAAAAGACCAAAGAGCTTTTGAGCCAGCTTGCCAATAAAGCTCAAGCAACCCCCAAGTTGTTTGCAACAGGAGAGAGGGAACTAGGAAAATCAACCAAGCTTTATGGTCTGGTTCAGTGCACTGGGGATCTTTCTAGTGCTGTTTGTAAGAAATGCCTTGATGGTATAATTGGTGAACTCCCAAGCTGCTGTGATGGGAAACAAGGTGGCAGGGTTGTTAGTGGGAGTTGCAATTTCATATATGAAATATACCCTTTTGTCAATGCTTAA